A stretch of the Alnus glutinosa chromosome 6, dhAlnGlut1.1, whole genome shotgun sequence genome encodes the following:
- the LOC133870604 gene encoding uncharacterized protein LOC133870604 yields the protein MQLIVGDMAPTAVRTWKPLPVGVVKVNWDAAVNKNEGCLRIGIVARDCEGVLLGAKCVFCLINANPTVAESLAAIYAIIFCKEVGFFDVIFEGDALQVVKEIQSTPPHTSRFGHFVESIR from the coding sequence atgcagCTTATTGTTGGAGATATGGCACCTACTGCTGTGAGAACGTGGAAACCGCTGCCTGTGGGGGTAGTTAAAGTGAATTGGGATGCCGCCGTTAATAAAAATGAGGGTTGCTTAAGGATTGGGATTGTTGCCCGTGACTGTGAAGGTGTGCTACTGGGTGCAAAATGTGTGTTTTGTTTGATTAATGCAAATCCAACGGTGGCTGAATCTTTGGCAGCTATTTATGCAATAATTTTTTGCAAAGAGGTGGGGTTTTTTGACGTGATATTCGAAGGAGATGCGCTTCAAGTTGTAAAAGAAATTCAGTCGACCCCTCCTCATACTAGCAGGTTTGGGCATTTTGTAGAAAGCATTCGATAG
- the LOC133870396 gene encoding uncharacterized protein LOC133870396: protein MMVGDEWVRAAMTDDAVVVELLVRLKQSQASSSSSPKSWPRALVPLRWGLRQPRSRPRCDAVLRRKEADSTRCSPTTPLSWSGGAPPSPTTDGFEASSGPASRSKGTAANESTATKMSRRKRTFAELKEQENSLLMERLHLKKEIATLRATFKEQSAKNESLKRMKLDLVLHSAKNLSASSDGLERAVSREPYQRVASTPDHISSSLPAYDTKDDNQESEPCKAVCLPDLNMMPSEEDSSSETLYGMS from the exons ATGATGGTGGGGGACGAGTGGGTGAGGGCGGCGATGACGGACGACGCGGTGGTGGTGGAGCTGCTGGTGCGGCTCAAGCAGTCGCAAGCGTCGTCATCGTCCTCGCCCAAGTCGTGGCCTAGAGCGCTGGTTCCGCTAAGGTGGGGCCTGAGGCAGCCCAGGTCCAGGCCCAGATGCGACGCCGTTTTGCGGAGGAAGGAAGCCGATTCTACCAGATGCAGCCCCACCACCCCCCTCTCCTGGAGCGGCGGCGCCCCTCCCTCCCCCACCACCGACGGCTTTGAAGCCTCCAGCGGCCCCGCCAGCAGATCcaag GGTACTGCTGCAAATGAATCGACAGCTACCAAGATGTCAAGAAGAAAAAGG ACATTTGCTGAGCTTAAGGAGCAGGAGAATTCTCTGTTGATGGAAAGGCTACACTTGAAAAAG GAGATAGCAACACTTCGTGCAACTTTTAAGGAACAGAGTGCCAAAAATGAGAGCTTGAAGAGAATGAAG CTTGATTTGGTTTTGCATTCTGCAAAGAATCTGAGTGCAAGTTCTGATGGACTGGAGAGAGCAGTTTCCAGAGAACCCTACCAGAGAGTAGCCTCCACTCCTGACCATATATCTTCAAGCTTACCGGCATATGACACAAAGGATGATAATCAGGAATCAGAACCTTGCAAGGCAGTCTGTCTTCCTGATCTAAATATGATGCCATCGGAGGAGGATTCCAGCTCTGAGACCTTATACGGGATGAGCTGA
- the LOC133870600 gene encoding uncharacterized protein LOC133870600, producing the protein MGGGVAVLNPQDCLKDAFWPKTLRSPSPKKKPRSPNATRANRTQPNRSKKSSSRLNTTASSPAQKASPLKNLVVGQVKILKRGEELTGTSSDKENHREEPEADLDLGLAERLGPEPVSVPVLFYAGASAFVASPPPSSLPLPAFFTKKCVSAKTDDVASDLRRILRIEPLDLS; encoded by the coding sequence ATGGGTGGTGGTGTGGCAGTTCTCAATCCTCAAGATTGTCTGAAAGACGCTTTTTGGCCAAAAACACTAAGATCTCCGAGTCCCAAGAAGAAACCTCGGAGTCCTAATGCTACTCGGGCTAACCGTACACAGCCCAACCGCAGTAAAAAGAGCTCCTCCCGCTTGAATACCACCGCGTCGTCTCCGGCGCAGAAAGCATCGCCGTTGAAGAACCTCGTGGTAGGCCAGGTGAAGATCCTGAAACGCGGCGAGGAGCTGACCGGAACATCGTCGGATAAAGAGAACCACCGTGAGGAGCCGGAGGCGGATCTGGATCTGGGCTTGGCGGAGCGGCTGGGTCCGGAACCGGTGTCGGTCCCTGTCCTGTTCTACGCCGGCGCGTCAGCATTTGTTGCATCGCCGCCTCCGAGTTCGCTTCCTTTGCCGGCTTTCTTCACGAAGAAGTGTGTTTCTGCGAAAACCGATGATGTCGCGAGCGATTTGCGTAGGATTCTACGGATCGAACCGCTCGATTTGTCGTGA